The sequence AGATTATGAAACTCTTAATATTTGGCAAACCAACTTGTGAAATCTGTCACAAGGTTAAAAATAAATTAGAATATTTTTCGAAAAAAGAATTTCCGATTCCTATCGAATATTTCGATGTAGAGTCTGTTGATGGTATGGCACAAAGTGCGTTTTGGGGTATCAATGAAATTCCGACAGTAATTCTTTTAAAGGATAAGACTGAAATTAAAAGGTGGGAACAATCCGCACCGTTATTTTCTGAACTAAAAACATTATTAAACAACGAATCACGCTAAAAGTATCTCTTACCTAAAAATAGATGAAAATTTTAGGATTTATTGAAA is a genomic window of candidate division WOR-3 bacterium containing:
- a CDS encoding thioredoxin family protein, yielding MKLLIFGKPTCEICHKVKNKLEYFSKKEFPIPIEYFDVESVDGMAQSAFWGINEIPTVILLKDKTEIKRWEQSAPLFSELKTLLNNESR